In a single window of the Gadus macrocephalus chromosome 6, ASM3116895v1 genome:
- the si:ch73-139j3.4 gene encoding leukocyte antigen CD37, producing MKLEQKIHVFQFLLTICNCLYLILGASILGCASWILFDTGNLLRDIHSDELETVAGGLFLVGLLVLAVAALGYAAAHCQARLMLQLYMAFLIVLILGQLFISLVLLTSQKKIEGALDEAVDQMIISYAGGRDLTASDRLLDELQRTEKCCGRTGPDDWKTNLYIQNLTNQDVLPCACFNTSCPSGPGGEPPLFGASVGNDSYQEGCKEKITDWLAENALTIVAMDASIIILQVLQIILAVYLYKAVSQQSRVKGSRVLMEPEPDQTDPGPDLREDQGGFYGEENRAYWDPEPPHTESTGYPNAQNPYAEHERPGQGYNQVYY from the exons TTGGAGCAAAAGATCCATGTGTTCCAGTTCCTCTTGACCATCTGCAACTGTCTCTACCTG ATCCTGGGTGCGAGCATCTTGGGCTGTGCTTCGTGGATCCTTTTCGACACTGGAAATCTTCTCAGGGACATCCATTCTG atgAGCTGGAGACCGTGGCTGGAGGCCTGTTCCTGGTGGGCCTGCTGGTGCTAGCCGTCGCTGCTCTGGGCTACGCCGCGGCTCACTGCCAGGCCAGGCTCATGCTGCAGCTG TACATGGCGTTCCTCATCGTGCTTATCCTTGGCCAGCTGTTTATTAGCCTGGTCTTGCTAACAAGTCAAAAAAAG ATCGAGGGGGCTCTGGACGAGGCTGTGGACCAGATGATCATCAGCTACGCAGGCGGCAGGGATCTGACCGCCTCAGACCGACTGCTGGACGAGCTACAGCGCACC GAGAAGTGCTGCGGCAGGACTGGCCCGGACGATTGGAAGACAAACCTTTACATCCAGaatctgaccaatcaggacgTACTTCCCTGCGCCTGCTTCAACACTTCCTGTCCGTCTGGCCCTGGGGGGGAGCCCCCCCTCTTTGGGGCGTCCGTAGGGAACGACTCGTATCAGGAG GGCTGTAAAGAGAAGATCACTGATTGGCTGGCGGAAAATGCTCTCACCATTGTTGCCATGGACGCCAGTATCATTATCCTTCAG gttctACAGATCATTCTGGCTGTGTATCTCTACAAGGCTGTTTCTCAACAATCCCGGGTCAAGGGTTCCAGAGTCCTTATGGAACCGGAGCCGGACCAGACGGACCCCGGTCCCGACCTCCGCGAGGACCAGGGCGGGTTCTACGGCGAGGAGAACCGGGCCTATTGGGACCCggaaccaccacacacagaaAGCACTGGTTACCCTAACGCCCAGAACCCATACGCAGAACATGAGAGACCCGGTCAAGGCTACAATCAAGTGTACTATTGA